From a region of the Triticum aestivum cultivar Chinese Spring chromosome 7D, IWGSC CS RefSeq v2.1, whole genome shotgun sequence genome:
- the LOC123168639 gene encoding protein PHOSPHATE-INDUCED 1-like, translated as MASALGGFHLRGHALVVLVVAVLSLAHRSMGARRLMELYEPDPSEQLTYHNGTVLGGDIPVCVLWYGRFTAAQKAIVSDFIASLAAAPGDYPVPSVPQWWSSIDRLYLAKAEAAGKKARVILSGQVSDEGCSLGRSLTLSQLPALAAAAKPAKGGVALVLTAQDVAVEGFCMSRCGMHGSDAKAGTAYVWAGNSAAQCPGQCAWPFQQEEPPVLPPNDDLGMDGLVMNVASMLAGAVTDPFGDGFYQGEHEAPLEAATACPGVYGNGAYPGNAGELLVDKATGASYNANGAHGRRYLLPALYDPASSECATLV; from the coding sequence ATGGCGTCTGCTCTTGGTGGCTTCCATCTCCGAGGCCATGCTCTGGTGGTGCTCGTGGTAGCGGTGCTGAGCCTAGCACATCGCTCCATGGGGGCCAGGAGGCTCATGGAGCTGTACGAGCCGGATCCCAGCGAGCAACTCACGTACCACAACGGCACCGTGCTGGGCGGCGACATCCCCGTGTGCGTCCTCTGGTACGGGCGCTTCACGGCGGCGCAGAAGGCCATCGTGTCCGACTTCATAGCGTCCCTCGCCGCCGCGCCGGGAGACTACCCCGTCCCGTCCGTGCCGCAGTGGTGGAGCAGCATCGACCGGCTGTACCTCGCCAAGGCGGAGGCGGCAGGCAAGAAGGCGCGGGTGATCCTGTCCGGCCAGGTCTCGGACGAGGGGTGCTCGCTGGGGAGGAGCCTGACGCTGTCCCAGCTCCCCGCGCTGGCGGCCGCGGCGAAGCCCGCGAAGGGCGGCGTCGCGCTGGTGCTCACGGCGCAGGACGTGGCCGTGGAGGGCTTCTGCATGAGCCGGTGCGGCATGCACGGGTCGGACGCCAAGGCCGGGACGGCCTACGTGTGGGCCGGCAACTCGGCGGCGCAGTGCCCCGGCCAGTGCGCGTGGCCGTTCCAGCAGGAGGAGCCGCCGGTGCTGCCGCCCAACGACGACCTGGGCATGGACGGGCTCGTGATGAACGTCGCCAGCATGCTCGCGGGCGCGGTGACCGACCCATTCGGCGACGGGTTCTACCAGGGAGAACACGAGGCGCCGCTGGAGGCCGCGACGGCGTGCCCGGGGGTCTACGGCAATGGCGCGTATCCCGGCAATGCTGGCGAGCTGCTGGTGGACAAGGCGACCGGAGCTAGCTACAACGCCAACGGGGCTCACGGGAGGAGGTACCTGCTGCCCGCGTTGTACGACCCCGCTTCATCCGAGTGCGCAACGCTGGTTTGA